In Bernardetia litoralis DSM 6794, the genomic window AAAACGATTGCAGAAAAACCAAAAGAATTAATTTCTATTTTAGAGATTTTTGAAAATGAGTTTCATTTACTGGAAAATTTAGAAAATTCAGAAGAAAATAAAAAAGAATATTATTATAAAAAAAGAGAAATTTATAATACTCGCAATACAGAAAAAAGTACACAAGCAGCCTTATTTATATTCTTGAATCGAACTTGTTTTAATGGTTTGTATCGTGTTAATAGTAAAAATGGTTTTAATGTCCCAGCAGGTCGTTATAAAAAGCCTACTATTTGTAACACAAATAATATTTTTGCTGTAAATGAAGCTTTGCAAAAGGTAGAAATCCTATGTGGAGATTATGAAAAAACAATTTCACTAGCTAGTGAGAAAACTTTTTTTTATCTTGATCCTCCTTATAAACCTTTAAATAAAACGTCTAACTTTAATTCTTATGCAAAAGGAGAATTTGGAGATGAAGAACAAATTCGTTTATATGATTTTTGTAAAGAATTAGATACTTTAGGTTATAACTGGATTTTGAGTAATTCTGATGTAAAAGGAAAAGCTGA contains:
- a CDS encoding DNA adenine methylase, whose protein sequence is MIEKLAKPFLKWAGGKTQLIEPIQKSLPKSFTESNFTYIEPFVGSGALLFWILNNFPSLKKAVINDVNEDLINVYKTIAEKPKELISILEIFENEFHLLENLENSEENKKEYYYKKREIYNTRNTEKSTQAALFIFLNRTCFNGLYRVNSKNGFNVPAGRYKKPTICNTNNIFAVNEALQKVEILCGDYEKTISLASEKTFFYLDPPYKPLNKTSNFNSYAKGEFGDEEQIRLYDFCKELDTLGYNWILSNSDVKGKAENDNFFDELYSDFLITRVEAKRSINSKSEKRGKINELLISNFSETLQIKQQSQQLNLL